The following DNA comes from Gordonia zhaorongruii.
GCGGATGAGCGTCCCGGGCAACCGTCCGACGATCCGCGACTGGACCCGGAGCTGGTCGAGTCCGGAGATCGTCGCAACGTGGTCGACGAGTACCGCTACTGGTCGCGTGAAGCGATCGTCGCCGACCTCGACACCCGCAGACACGGCTTCCACGTCGCCATCGAGAACTGGGCGCACGATGCGAACATCGGCACCGTGGTGCGTACCGCGAACGCCTTCCTCGCGCAGGAGGTGCACATCGTCGGCCGTCGCCGCTGGAACCGCCGGGGTGCCATGGTCACCGACCGGTACCAGCACCTCCGGCATCACCCGACGATCGACGATCTGATCGAGTGGGCGCGCGAGAACGGCCTCGCGGTGGTGGCTGTCGACAACACACCGGGAGCTTCTCGGCTGGAGACGTCCGACCTTCCCCGCGACTGCGTTCTGCTCTTCGGTCAGGAGGGGCCCGGCGTGAGCGACGAAGCCCAGCGCGTTGCGGATCTGACCGTGTCGATCGCGCAGTTCGGGTCCACCCGAAGCATCAACGCGGGAGTCGCCGCCGGGATCGTCATGCATGCGTGGATCGCACGGCACGCGGACCTCGACGCGGCCTGGTGACCGGTCAGGACCGATGCAGGGCGAGGACCGGAATGACTCGGATGCCCTCGACCTTCTCCTCGTACTCGGCGAATCCGGGAAAGAGTCGGGCCTGCTGCGTGTAGATGCGATCGCGCTCGTCCCCGGTGATCTCCTCGACGGTCACATCGTAGGCCTCAGTGCCCCGTTCGACGTGCGCCGTGCTCGCGGCCATCAGGTTGTGGTACCAGTCGGGATTGCTCGGCGCGCCACCCTTGGACGCGAAGACGTAGATCGTGTCGGGGTCGTCGGCGTCCGGCAGATACATCATGGGAGTGACGTGGTCGTTCCCGCTCTTGCGTCCGCGGTGGTGGACGAGCAGCATCGGGGCACCCTCGAAGGGGCCGCTGACACGTCCCTCGTTGGCGCGGAACTCGTCGATCACGCCGGCGTTCCAGTCACTCATCCATCTGCCCTCGCTTTCCTTGCATCGCTTCTGGTCTGCCCAGCGTATTCCCTTCGTGAGGGTCAGCTGTGGCGATTGAGCGGTGCTCGCGGACAGCGGTCTCCGGTAGTCAGTCGGCAGCGTGCACGGTGTCCGGGCCGGTCCACAGCCCGATCATGCCGTCCACTACGGACTCGGAGAAGTCCCGCCACGCAGTCGTGTCCGAAGCGCCGTCGTCGTTACGGCTCTTCTCGAAGTCGGCGATGGTCGACATGAGAGAGCCGCCGATCATGGCGCCGCGGCATCGCAACGTTGATTCGGCCATGACCGGGAGGCTGTCATTCATTCCGTCGATGATCGCGGTCAGCGGCACCGACACGTCTGCTGCGTCCTGGAGTACAGCAGCCGTCGTCGGGTCGATCGTCAGTTCCATCCAGAACCGCCCGTAGTACGTGGCGACGGGTTGGGTGCCGATGTACTCCAGTTGCGGCTGGACGAG
Coding sequences within:
- a CDS encoding TrmH family RNA methyltransferase → MVGVGPWADERPGQPSDDPRLDPELVESGDRRNVVDEYRYWSREAIVADLDTRRHGFHVAIENWAHDANIGTVVRTANAFLAQEVHIVGRRRWNRRGAMVTDRYQHLRHHPTIDDLIEWARENGLAVVAVDNTPGASRLETSDLPRDCVLLFGQEGPGVSDEAQRVADLTVSIAQFGSTRSINAGVAAGIVMHAWIARHADLDAAW
- a CDS encoding nitroreductase family deazaflavin-dependent oxidoreductase, which gives rise to MSDWNAGVIDEFRANEGRVSGPFEGAPMLLVHHRGRKSGNDHVTPMMYLPDADDPDTIYVFASKGGAPSNPDWYHNLMAASTAHVERGTEAYDVTVEEITGDERDRIYTQQARLFPGFAEYEEKVEGIRVIPVLALHRS
- a CDS encoding TetR/AcrR family transcriptional regulator, which encodes MTQPHTTKAAETRGHLLDAAERLFSTNGISGVSNRQISEAAGQGNNFAVGYHFGSRANLLSALLHRHQAPIDIIRARMVDELPADPGLRDWMRCLVQPQLEYIGTQPVATYYGRFWMELTIDPTTAAVLQDAADVSVPLTAIIDGMNDSLPVMAESTLRCRGAMIGGSLMSTIADFEKSRNDDGASDTTAWRDFSESVVDGMIGLWTGPDTVHAAD